From a single Pleurodeles waltl isolate 20211129_DDA chromosome 10, aPleWal1.hap1.20221129, whole genome shotgun sequence genomic region:
- the FAM237B gene encoding protein FAM237B — protein MKSLGSRLYIQLLCLLMLVMVYGRSGYQKEAQANPHSGSLSEIDNECWETSSRKLVEMKKLRIAETVVGLWDFMIYLKESNNPKHNALFDGLAQHFWDMYVDCVLSRSHGMGRRQLMLPKISFTYFPKASSGFEFAKHQF, from the exons ATGAAATCGCTAGGCAGCAGATTGTACATTCAGTTGCTCTGTTTACTGATGTTGGTCATGGTTTATGGCCGATCCGGGTACCAAAAGGAAGCACAAGCGAACCCACATTCTGGCAGTTTAAGTGAAATTGATAACGAGTGTTGGGAGACCTCTTCTCGGAAACTGGTTGAAATGAAGAAGCTCAGAATAGCAGAAACTGTTGTTGGACTCTGGGACTTCATGATCTATCTCAAAGAGTCTAATAACCCCAAACACAATGCCCTATTTGATGGACTGGCTCAACATTTCTGGGACATGTATGTGGACTGTGTACTTTCAAGATCGCATGGAATGGGTAGAAGGCAATTGATGCTGCCTAAAATTTCTTTTACATATTTCCCTAAAGCATCATCAG gctttgaaTTCGCAAAACATCAGTTTTAA